Within Engraulis encrasicolus isolate BLACKSEA-1 chromosome 8, IST_EnEncr_1.0, whole genome shotgun sequence, the genomic segment CTgtactcgaaccagggtccccgtgggcatacaggcccaaatgtggggagcttagcGCAGGGTGGATCTCCTTAACCCGTTTTAGGCCATGACGGCCTCAGTGTGCACCGGCTAATCAGTAGTAGTGTACAGCGTCTTATATCTGTAATGTAGTCATATGTACTCGATATATGGGGAATGACAGTACAAGTATGTATGTGCATACAgtgtaacctgtcagtaaagcaatgtttccgtgttttcaaattgtgcccttctcaaaaccatccctaaacctaacttgtcacaggtgcaacaacaacctgcgctttgtcaTGCAGTaacagtctacttggaagcagcggggaacatggaacccctttttgaaaaaagggtcctaaccacgcattgtatctaacccttcccaaaaccatccctaaacttaacctgtccgtaaagcaatgtttccgagttttcaaattgtgcccttcctataaccatccctaaatctaacctgtcagtaatgcaatgtttctgagttgtaaatgtgtgccctgaccaaaactatccctaaacctaacctgtcacaggtgcaacagttccccggttgcggggaacatagaacccggggaacatagggatgacccctgtatttgttcatggtgtttgttcatgtcGTTATTGttgttgcaggaaaagtagggtgcgttcaggtaaattgggccatcagctaaattgggccggataagcattgggtgtctcatttcttttaattctacagaccaaccaccaagaatttactgaaattgttgcaacattgctactctatctgtttaaagtcacTTGAATAGCATTacacttttttgatgggcagggggaaccctcatatggagagtgacaaAAGAAAGTCCATTTTCAGTCTTGCCGAAATAAGAAATCatctagataaaataaggatgatactgttttcagatgtgataaaaacggatatgtttttaggtttgaatatgtgcctttaatctggaaaaacatggttgtggcaacattgtgatgtttaaatacctaaaaattAAGGTAAGgttaaggtaaagtgggccgcccctttcaggtaatttgggccgttttttcctatgggaattaccattcatattttctacaaacacaatgtgaccattattgaagatggaggtgtccGGGGAGCTCTTTTAATGATGTTGTGATATatttttggaaacagatgtgttgaaagCAAACAAAAAATGGAGGAATATAAAATCATCCCTGATTTTGTTATTCTTTTGTGCAATTCCTGattttaccattggaatgaataggtggcccatttgaCCTGaatgcatatgaagagttcagatgcaaaaccccctaagtgccatttcagaaaataatcttaattcatttttatttaatacaaagctatcaaaattgcattttttgaaatgtattcatgtaatataactatttatatgtattatcaagtacatgaatgtaaaccaaaccaacaacggggttctctaaaaatatagaagtgcaggtctgcagaaatggagttagggggttttgcaactgaactcttcatatttttcCATCGGGAATaacacacctgtcactaaaacttgtaaaaatgttcaaattaaatttaaatacttttttttacattaatcatcttgtttttttttgtcatgaaatggaagattatgagtcTCTTTATGCAATCCAACTTAAGTTTGGGTAAGGTATTGATTCCTTCCTCGGATTTCAACAGACTTTCTGAATTTGCAGAAAAagggcccaatttacctgaatgcaccctagAAAAACATATACCTAAAAAAAACGTATGTTgtcatatgttgtcatttttatcacatttttcattcacatattgcttagGTGGTTCTATTAGGTCTATTAGTGTGGTATAACAACCCtgggtcttgattgaagggaaatCATGCCTGAGGACATTTAAGCACCCTGAGTGGTCAATGaactacataataacaaaaaACCTCAATACCGATTTTTCagatttccattttactggtccaccatttcaacgcatgataactaccaataagctacctgtttgcaatgggtATCATACCAAACTgttaacttgagatgtccaagaagtttaaaaaaaacatgagaaaTTGCCCACCTGTtagattgcgagaggtcaatttttgggtcctgACTCGTGGCCCAAATGTTTCTGATGTGTTGTTATATATTTTCATTAGATCTTCCAGAGAAGAATGGATGGGTCTGTGAACTTCTACAGGCCCTGGGATCAGTACAAGATGGGCTTTGGCAATAAGGACGGAGAATACTGGCTCGGTAGGTCTTATTTAAACAATTTTTTAACCATGTTTTTATTctaaatcaggggtccccaaacttttttctctgggggccacatcatcgttcctggctgtgatcaggggccgggatcaatcatgtgggttGTATACTAggtcactgcctgttatagccatacttTCTAGCActaaatagttcatcattacaaattatttgcaaaagaagtgagtacttcacatgtttttcaattttcagttttaatttctaataaccatgtaaaaatagcaatgAAAGGTTAGGAGAATAgagtgattgacagtttatgagtgatacaatagaaatggcaggcctgtttatattactgTGAGATGAggaactatcaagacaagaaacttctggtgattcacactaggttagtgaaaattaaactgtaagaaggcctgttgataaacaaaataaaacatttaaaaatatatattttatcaatatggataaatatggccTACCTACTAGTCATGAACACAAGATGTATTAATTATAATTTTATTATAATGTCTCATCTTTTATGTGATCTATCTTACAGGAATGGAAAACATTTTGCTACTGAACATGAGGAAGAAGAACGAGTTGAGGGTGGACATGGAGGACTGGGATGGTAACAAGGTGTACGCCCAATACTCCTCCTTCTCTGTGGACCCTGAGAGTCTCGGATACACGCTGCACGTTGGCGGCTTCATTGATGGgggagcaggtgtgtgtttgtgggtttgaTTGATAttttattaatgtgtgtgtgtgtgtgtgtgtgtgtgtgtgtgtgtgtgtgtgtgtgtgtgtgtgtgtgtgtgtgtgtgtgtgtgtgtgtgtgtgtgtgtgtgtgtgtgtgtatgtgtgtgtgtacatgagagagagagagagagatagagaaagagagtctgtgagagcatgtgttcaattagattagattagatcagaTAACTTTTATTAGTACCAAGGCAGATTTGTACAAAGGTAGATTTGTTAGATACATTTGATCTGCAGTCAGGGGATCTCCAATcatacaaaacattaaaaaaaattagAACACATAAAACAAGCATTCCAACCTGAACATTTAGACCAGGCATGGGCAACTTTAATGACAAGGAGGATGACATCATCACCATAGGAGGACCAAATGACTGCAGCTTGCAGAGGTCAATGTGCAGTTGGTCACTCATAGACTGCAGATATTCTTTGGAAGGAATAGGGGTGTTCTCTCTATCATCCAAAAATGCAATTACAATGGATTGATtatagtgggtttttttttttaattggtcaTTATTATCATAATTTCTAATTATattttatctaagggccacactgagtgaggcgGCGGGCCGCTTGTGGCCCCCGAGcttccagttgcccatccctgatttagACAGTACCAACAGCCACATCTACTGTACCTGGAGGACTGGACTGGGGCCATAAACAAGTCTGGACATTTCTTTTTGGCATAGACCATCCCCTCTCCCCAACCCCCTATAATAGCCTACAAtgatgatgggctcagtccactgtatattaggGACACAccgatgggccgccccatctaaatcGTGGGCTGGTTTCGGAGGAGAaacttgaaacaaacaaacaaacaaacaaacaaacaaaagcattggcccctgagggctgtcggcccaccgggaaaatgcccttcaTGCCAgactgccagtccagccctgtgtactTGTATCATTCACTCCTGCTTTACTGTCATCACAGGGGACGCCTTGACTGACCGCCATAGCAACATGAAGTTCAGCACCTTCGACAGAGACCAGGACCTCGTTGGAGAGAACTGCGCCAAAACGTATCTCGGTGCTTTCTGGTACGACAGATGTCATACCGCCAACCCCAATGGGGTGTACAGGTGGGGGGCTGATTCCACACTATATGCTGTTGGAGTGAGTTGGAACCCCTTCCACGGTGACAATTATTCCATGAAGTCCATCAGCATGAAGATCAGGCCAAAGAATTAAATGGTCTACATTGATTCATGAGGGTTTAAAACTGAGAGTTGTCGGTAACACTTGGATgtaaaaaaagcattataaagacttaactAATAAAAAACTAAATTAAACTAAAAACTACCTAATACCTACAAACAATATGATCAAGATTTTAAGAACCTTTTAACAGACTATTTTTTTGAACTTACAAAACCATTATAAATGTTTGATACAAAAAACGTTTTGCCACTCGTTTCCCCACTGATTTACAATAATTTACTAATGTTTTGTTTATCTTTAGTGAATTATTCACAAAGTGtgtataatgcttttttgcatccattaatATAAAGGGTTACCCAgtgtgtattgccttgtcacTGATTGATGGCAGCAACATGCGGGTAAACATTACAGTGATCTTGACTTCAGCCATTTGTTCAAAAACAAGAAATTGGTGGTCATATGACCCTCATTGCATCTTAttccacattgctcctgggactgtaaccaataacctgagcCTGAATAAATGATGGGTTGTCACTGATTTAGATTTGAAATCTTTAAATGATGACTGggatgtttgtgttcatgtgtggctAAATGATACCTCTGAATTTCtacaacaaataaataagtaaatgagTAATCTTCCTGTTCAGAAGCATTTATTGATGATTTTTGCACTTAAACATGTCAAAGTGAAAGCACACTTGggaaaatcccattgtcattgggacGCAACACTACACAGCATAcattgctcactgcacacaatgaaattgcttttatgcctcacccgtgcaagtggggAAGCCCCAAACGGCACCCCAGTGGAGCATACCGTGGaatagtaccatgctcagggtacctcagtcatggaggagggtgggtgggAGCACTGGCTCATTAGTTTGCTTGAGTCATCGGGTACAATTGACACGTTTGGCTATGGGCTATGTGTACACCAACTGATAGACATTTGTAGTGTCCAAGtaacattgcaaagatctcctCCCCAGAACTAGCCTGCACATTCACtgacgtacgcatgcacacacacgcgcgtgcacacacacacacagatacacacacaaacacatgaacacacaggtgcgcgctctctctcgcgcgcgatctcacgcacacacacgcacgcacgcacacacacacacaaacactcccagccggcacacatacacccacactctctttctctctctcgcacacacacacacaaacacacacggtttcaaccacacacacacatgcataggtgctctctctctctcactcactcactcactcacactcacacacacacacacactcactcactcactcactcactcactcactcactcactcactcactcactcacacactcactcacacactcgctcgcatgaacacaggcacgcacacacacacacacacacacacacacacacacacacacacacacacacacacacacacacacacacacacacacacacacacacacacacacaatcactcactcactgtctctctcactcactcactcactcactcactcactcactcactcactcactcactcactcattgactcactgactcactcactgactcactgactcactcactcactcactcactcactcactcactcactcactcactcactcactcactcactcactcactcactcactcactcactcactcactcactcactcactcacaccagtGTTGACCTGTCCCCTACTGCTGCCACTACTGATAACCTCAGACTGGGCACAGAACCAACTCAACTCACCTgcttacttcacacacacacacacacacacacacacacacacacacacacacacacacacacacacacacacacacacacacacacacacacacacacacacacacacacacacacacacacacacacacacacacacacacacacacacattaaaaaatggTTTTACTATTTAAGCTTtattaatgtttaaataaaatACCTACAAACAATATGATCAAGATTTTAAGAACCTTTTAACAgactattttggtaacactttattttagggacacatctattagcactaatacataaaatattaatgcatgtgtaagtaacttgtaaggcatgcactaagcaaaataagacagttgttaagcatgtattcacaaatgtcttgttcatgcacaataagggatttattaccaatataaccttagtaaggacctagtagacctagatttctatttatgtgtaagcagtaagggccagaatacaatgtgtataagctcctggtacactgtgtgaacaaaccctgaacagtgtgaaaacagatgtggaataagggtccctattctaaagtgatgcattgctcagccaagatggcttagggcccccgtactacctagggcccccactctacgtccccccccccgggaagcaaagtgtaagaacatttcagatctTTCACctgtctcagtaggtatgaagatctcacttattctactaattatgtcaatgagtaattggaagcattatatagcaaggattggacgtaaagttatcaatgacggtgggtggtgagatgtcattttttcatacaccaattagttttaattgtaaaaaccctacaataaatgcagaatatagcgatgagtaatagtttggaagcaaaactaagctattcctttctgataaataagttaatgtttgagaaactgagctacaagaagtgcagtgcatgatgggtacgcccttagtcagaaatgcaatgcatggccaatgtagcaatgataatatttctgttgttacgtacatggcaaattgtttggatagcaactaaatttcacaagtgaggggaggagctaaggacgtaggctcagagctgggtaggttgtctgttggcctagattgcgtacccatcatgcactgcacttcttgaagctaatgttctcaaacattcacttaattatcacaaaagagtagtttagttttgcttcaaaactattattctaatgttctgcatttattttggttttttttttacaattaaaactcagtggtacatgaaaaataattacatctcaccaacccaccgccattg encodes:
- the LOC134453609 gene encoding microfibril-associated glycoprotein 4-like; translated protein: MMIVFVLLLCVPACLCADLLLPVDCSDIHTHYPTKPSGVYTIFPGGPVSPLQVYCDMESDGGGWTIFQRRMDGSVNFYRPWDQYKMGFGNKDGEYWLGMENILLLNMRKKNELRVDMEDWDGNKVYAQYSSFSVDPESLGYTLHVGGFIDGGAGDALTDRHSNMKFSTFDRDQDLVGENCAKTYLGAFWYDRCHTANPNGVYRWGADSTLYAVGVSWNPFHGDNYSMKSISMKIRPKN